In Sphingopyxis sp. 113P3, one DNA window encodes the following:
- a CDS encoding RNA methyltransferase encodes MSKAPTPVIVLVRPQLGENIGKAARAMLNFGLTELRLVAPRDGWPNPDAGPAASGADRVLADAQLFESLAEAVADCGHIYATTVRKRGVTKPVLTPEAAARQVHARASRSAFVFGPERSGLESDDVALAHEIVTVPINPEFGSLNLAQAVILLAYEWSKGEALASPPEVPLDPPAPHGELEDLIDHLVRDLDAAGYFFPPERTTATLRTLRTTLTKTGWSHNDIRMMHGIITALGHARSSPRTPQKD; translated from the coding sequence GTGAGCAAGGCTCCTACCCCGGTTATCGTCCTCGTCCGCCCGCAGCTCGGTGAAAATATCGGCAAGGCGGCGCGCGCGATGCTCAATTTCGGGCTGACCGAATTGCGACTCGTCGCGCCGCGCGATGGATGGCCCAATCCCGACGCGGGCCCGGCCGCCTCGGGAGCCGACCGCGTCCTCGCCGACGCCCAGCTGTTCGAAAGCCTCGCCGAGGCGGTCGCCGATTGCGGCCACATCTATGCGACCACGGTGCGCAAGCGCGGCGTCACCAAGCCGGTTCTGACCCCTGAGGCTGCAGCGCGGCAGGTTCATGCACGCGCCAGCCGGTCGGCCTTTGTTTTCGGACCGGAACGGTCGGGCCTGGAAAGCGACGACGTCGCGCTCGCGCACGAAATCGTCACCGTGCCGATCAATCCGGAATTTGGTTCGCTCAATCTCGCGCAGGCGGTCATTCTGCTCGCTTATGAATGGTCGAAAGGCGAGGCCCTCGCGAGCCCGCCCGAGGTGCCGCTCGATCCCCCGGCCCCGCACGGCGAGCTTGAGGATCTCATCGACCATCTCGTCCGCGACCTCGACGCCGCTGGCTATTTCTTCCCGCCTGAGCGGACGACTGCGACGCTGCGCACGCTGCGTACGACGCTCACCAAGACGGGCTGGTCGCATAATGACATCCGGATGATGCACGGGATCATCACCGCGCTCGGCCACGCGCGCAGTTCGCCGCGGACGCCTCAGAAGGACTAG
- the nrdR gene encoding transcriptional regulator NrdR, with protein sequence MRCPYCGHEDSQVKDSRPTEDGAAIRRRRQCEDCGARFTTFERIQLREVAVLKAGGTREPFDREKLMRSVQIACRKRPIDGARIERLVSGIQRQLETSGENEVQAAQIGAMVMEALKGFDNVAYIRFASVYRDFTEAKDFEEFAATINEAAHKNGS encoded by the coding sequence ATGCGCTGTCCCTATTGCGGCCATGAAGACAGTCAGGTGAAGGACAGCCGTCCGACCGAGGACGGCGCCGCGATCCGCCGCCGCCGCCAATGCGAGGATTGCGGCGCGCGCTTCACGACTTTCGAGCGTATTCAGCTGCGAGAAGTTGCGGTCCTCAAGGCTGGGGGCACGCGCGAACCCTTCGACCGCGAAAAGCTGATGCGCAGCGTCCAGATCGCATGCCGCAAGCGGCCGATCGATGGGGCACGTATCGAACGGCTCGTCTCGGGCATTCAGCGCCAGCTCGAAACCTCGGGCGAGAATGAGGTGCAGGCGGCGCAGATCGGCGCGATGGTGATGGAGGCGCTCAAAGGCTTCGACAACGTCGCCTATATCCGCTTCGCCAGCGTCTACCGCGACTTCACCGAGGCCAAGGATTTTGAAGAGTTCGCCGCGACGATCAACGAAGCGGCGCACAAGAACGGCTCGTGA
- the glyA gene encoding serine hydroxymethyltransferase encodes MTTETLDKPIKSAGYFTDGVASVDPAIAAAMKHELDREQFQIELIASENIVSKAVLEAQGSVFTNKYAEGYPGRRYYQGCAPSDEVETLAIDRAKQLFDCNFANVQPHSGAQANGAVLLALTKPGATILGMSLDAGGHLTHGAAPAMSGKWFNAVQYGVRADDHLVDFEQVERLAKEHRPALIIAGGSAYPRTLDFARFRAIADDVGALLMVDMAHFAGLVAGGAHPSPMQHAHVVTTTTHKTLRGPRGGMILTNDEAIAKRINSAVFPGLQGGPLMHVIAAKAVAFGEALRPEFKSYAKATIANAQALANRLKARGADLVAGGTDTHLALIDLRPLGVTGRDADEALERSAITCNKNGIPFDPLPPIKTSGIRVGSPAGTTRGFGIAEFEEIGDMVADVLEALRDKGEHGDADVEANVRGRVRALCERFPIYQD; translated from the coding sequence ATGACCACCGAAACGCTCGACAAGCCCATCAAATCGGCCGGCTATTTCACCGATGGCGTCGCTAGCGTTGACCCCGCCATCGCCGCAGCGATGAAGCATGAGCTCGACCGCGAACAATTTCAGATCGAGCTCATCGCGAGCGAGAACATCGTCTCAAAGGCGGTACTCGAGGCGCAGGGGTCGGTGTTCACCAACAAATATGCCGAGGGCTATCCGGGCCGTCGTTACTACCAGGGCTGCGCGCCTTCGGACGAAGTCGAGACGCTGGCGATCGACCGCGCCAAGCAGCTGTTCGACTGCAACTTCGCGAACGTCCAGCCGCACTCGGGCGCGCAGGCAAATGGCGCCGTGCTGCTCGCGCTGACGAAGCCCGGCGCGACGATCCTCGGGATGAGCCTCGATGCCGGCGGACACCTGACCCACGGCGCGGCGCCCGCCATGTCGGGCAAATGGTTCAACGCAGTCCAATATGGCGTGCGGGCTGATGATCATCTCGTCGATTTCGAGCAGGTGGAGCGGCTCGCGAAGGAGCATCGCCCTGCCCTCATCATCGCGGGCGGTTCGGCCTATCCCAGGACGCTCGACTTCGCGCGCTTCCGCGCCATTGCCGACGATGTCGGCGCGCTTTTGATGGTCGACATGGCGCATTTCGCAGGGCTCGTTGCGGGCGGCGCGCACCCCTCGCCGATGCAGCATGCTCATGTCGTCACCACGACCACCCACAAGACCCTCCGCGGTCCGCGCGGCGGCATGATCCTGACCAACGACGAGGCGATCGCCAAGCGCATCAACTCGGCGGTTTTCCCGGGTCTCCAGGGCGGTCCTCTGATGCACGTCATCGCGGCAAAGGCGGTGGCGTTCGGCGAAGCGCTGCGCCCTGAGTTCAAGAGCTATGCAAAGGCGACGATCGCCAATGCACAGGCGCTTGCGAACCGGCTGAAGGCACGCGGCGCCGATCTCGTCGCCGGCGGAACCGACACCCACCTCGCGCTCATCGATCTGCGCCCGCTTGGCGTCACGGGCCGCGACGCCGATGAGGCGCTCGAGCGCAGCGCGATCACCTGCAACAAGAACGGCATTCCTTTCGACCCGTTGCCACCGATCAAGACCAGCGGCATTCGCGTCGGCTCGCCTGCCGGTACGACGCGCGGTTTCGGCATTGCGGAGTTTGAGGAAATCGGCGACATGGTCGCCGACGTGCTCGAAGCATTGCGCGACAAGGGCGAGCATGGCGACGCCGATGTCGAGGCCAATGTCAGGGGACGCGTTCGCGCGCTCTGCGAGCGCTTCCCCATCTATCAGGACTGA
- the rpiB gene encoding ribose 5-phosphate isomerase B: protein MRIAIASDHAAYELKGLLADWLRGEGHEVADLGTNGPESVDYPDYGYRLADAIANGSAERGIALCGSGIGISISVNRNPTCRCALVSEPLSAKLAREHNDANVVALGARLTGIDMAKACITTFLTTEFAGDRHTRRVDKLSHPPVLENSR, encoded by the coding sequence ATGCGCATAGCCATTGCTTCCGACCATGCCGCTTATGAGCTCAAGGGGCTGCTCGCCGATTGGCTGCGCGGTGAGGGGCACGAGGTCGCCGATCTCGGGACCAACGGCCCTGAGAGCGTCGACTACCCCGACTATGGCTACCGTCTCGCCGACGCGATCGCGAACGGGAGCGCCGAACGCGGCATTGCACTGTGCGGCTCGGGGATCGGCATCTCGATCTCGGTCAACCGTAATCCGACATGTCGATGCGCCCTGGTGTCCGAGCCGCTGTCGGCCAAGCTCGCGCGCGAGCATAATGATGCGAATGTCGTCGCGCTCGGCGCGCGGCTGACCGGCATCGATATGGCGAAGGCGTGCATCACCACTTTCCTCACGACCGAATTCGCGGGCGACCGCCATACGCGCCGCGTCGACAAACTTTCCCACCCGCCCGTCCTGGAGAACAGCCGATGA
- a CDS encoding alpha/beta hydrolase, with protein MPDVIFPGPEGRIEGRFSPPPRPRAPVALILHPHPQGGGTMNDRITQAMYKSFVARGFAVLRFNFRGVGRSQGTFDNGIGELSDAASALDWVQSIHPEAQTTWVAGFSFGAWIGMQLLMRRPEIRGFLSVAPPANMYDFSFLAPCPSSGIIVAGGADEIVPPAAVQKLVDKLRTQKGITIHHDEIPRANHFFEHELEQLMKSLDNYLDMRLAPDSPIR; from the coding sequence ATGCCCGACGTCATTTTTCCCGGTCCCGAAGGCCGCATCGAAGGCCGATTTTCTCCCCCGCCGCGCCCGCGCGCACCGGTCGCGCTGATCCTGCACCCGCACCCGCAGGGCGGCGGCACGATGAACGACCGCATTACGCAGGCGATGTACAAGAGCTTCGTGGCGCGCGGATTTGCGGTGCTGCGTTTCAATTTTCGCGGTGTCGGGCGTAGCCAGGGCACCTTTGATAACGGAATCGGCGAACTCAGCGACGCCGCGTCGGCGCTCGACTGGGTGCAGTCGATCCACCCCGAGGCGCAGACGACCTGGGTCGCGGGCTTCAGCTTCGGCGCATGGATCGGCATGCAGCTCTTGATGCGCCGTCCGGAGATTCGAGGTTTTCTGTCGGTCGCACCGCCAGCGAACATGTACGACTTCAGCTTCCTCGCGCCCTGTCCCTCGTCGGGCATCATTGTTGCAGGCGGCGCAGACGAGATCGTGCCCCCCGCCGCGGTGCAGAAGCTGGTCGACAAGCTCCGCACGCAAAAGGGCATCACCATCCACCATGATGAGATCCCGCGTGCCAATCATTTCTTCGAGCACGAACTTGAACAGCTGATGAAGTCGCTCGATAACTATCTGGATATGCGGCTCGCACCTGACTCGCCGATCCGCTGA
- a CDS encoding cysteine desulfurase family protein, which produces MIYLDYQATTPLAPEAREAMLRWLGNEGDSFANPSSTHKAGRAAAAAVEVARDQVAALLPAGGRVFFTSGATEALNWALFRGAEAKPGGVAGLSIEHAASLQCLERLDAAILPVDGEGIALPPDESLIPENGIVAVMLVNNEVGTVQPVADFAAAAHAKNSLLLCDAVQGYGRIAIPDAADLIALSAHKIHGPKGIGALWVRDGVDLEPLMFGGAQELGMRSGTVSPALCAGFGAAAALAAERFDADAEHAERLWSLAMDMLPEWTINGAANSRYHGNLNVRREGVNGLRLMSDARDIAFSLGSACGSGSGKVSHVLRAMGVSEADARASIRLGWGRYTSEDELRGGLDAIKAAARLQGVN; this is translated from the coding sequence ATGATCTACCTAGACTATCAGGCCACCACGCCGCTTGCGCCCGAAGCGCGCGAGGCGATGCTGCGCTGGTTGGGAAACGAAGGGGACAGCTTCGCGAACCCCTCGAGCACGCACAAGGCGGGGCGCGCCGCCGCAGCGGCGGTCGAGGTTGCCCGCGATCAGGTTGCGGCGCTGCTGCCGGCAGGGGGACGCGTTTTCTTTACCTCGGGCGCGACCGAGGCTCTCAACTGGGCGCTGTTTCGCGGCGCGGAAGCGAAGCCGGGCGGGGTTGCAGGGCTCAGTATCGAACATGCCGCCTCGCTCCAATGTCTCGAGCGGCTCGATGCCGCAATCCTGCCCGTGGACGGTGAGGGCATCGCATTGCCACCCGACGAGAGCTTGATCCCCGAAAACGGCATCGTCGCGGTCATGCTGGTCAACAACGAGGTCGGTACGGTGCAGCCGGTGGCCGATTTCGCCGCCGCGGCGCATGCGAAGAACAGCCTGCTGCTTTGCGACGCGGTGCAGGGCTACGGCCGCATCGCGATCCCCGATGCGGCTGACCTTATCGCGCTGTCCGCGCACAAGATCCACGGACCCAAGGGCATTGGCGCGCTTTGGGTCCGCGACGGCGTTGATCTTGAACCCTTGATGTTCGGCGGCGCGCAGGAGCTGGGAATGCGCTCGGGCACGGTCTCACCGGCGCTGTGTGCAGGCTTTGGGGCTGCGGCGGCGCTGGCGGCCGAGCGGTTCGATGCCGATGCGGAGCATGCCGAGCGGCTGTGGTCGCTTGCCATGGACATGCTGCCCGAGTGGACAATCAACGGCGCGGCGAACTCGCGCTATCACGGCAATCTCAACGTGCGGCGCGAAGGCGTAAATGGTCTGCGCCTGATGTCCGACGCACGCGATATAGCCTTTTCGCTTGGCAGCGCCTGTGGCAGCGGGTCGGGCAAGGTCAGCCATGTACTGCGCGCGATGGGCGTGAGCGAAGCCGACGCGCGCGCCTCGATTCGGCTCGGCTGGGGACGCTATACGAGCGAGGACGAGCTTCGCGGCGGGCTCGACGCGATCAAGGCGGCTGCGCGGCTGCAGGGGGTCAATTGA
- a CDS encoding 2Fe-2S iron-sulfur cluster-binding protein has product MRVTFIHADGKRRTEAEAAPGDILLDVAQAHMMPLEGTCEGQMACSTCHVIVAKEDFGRLPPASEEEEDMLDLAAGVRRTSRLSCQIVLTEDLDGLTVHIPAESRNMQGPR; this is encoded by the coding sequence ATGCGGGTCACTTTCATCCACGCCGATGGCAAGCGGCGAACCGAGGCCGAAGCGGCCCCCGGCGACATTTTGCTCGACGTGGCGCAGGCGCATATGATGCCGCTTGAAGGAACATGCGAGGGGCAGATGGCCTGCTCGACCTGCCACGTCATCGTGGCGAAGGAAGATTTCGGGCGCCTGCCGCCCGCAAGCGAGGAAGAAGAGGATATGCTCGACCTCGCGGCAGGGGTGCGGCGCACCAGCCGCCTATCGTGCCAGATCGTTCTGACCGAGGACCTCGACGGGCTGACGGTGCACATCCCGGCCGAAAGCCGCAATATGCAGGGGCCGCGCTGA